In Deltaproteobacteria bacterium, the following proteins share a genomic window:
- the larC gene encoding nickel pincer cofactor biosynthesis protein LarC, translating to MASEPRTSRRSSIAPRHGARADRALHFDCFSGASGNMLLGALLEIGAPVSAVRAALAGLGVGPIRMRLSHVARGAIRARHVGFSTRERGHEGRPFRAVRAILRKARIEPRVRERSVEVFERLARAEGRIHGVPIERVHFHEVGAIDALGDVVGVCAAVESLGVGSVSCTPLPLGRGAVDTEHGPIPLPAPATLELLRGVPTVPLDVRWETVTPTGAALLATLVGEFGPMPALRPLAQGFGAGEDRAGPLPNVLRAVLGELEPELGRDHVALLETNLDDMSPEHLPFLMERLLDDGALDVSLVPQLMKKGRPGQLLRVLARPPDAERLARRVLSDSTALGVRVQLVPRLVRARSARSVQTPYGVIRVKLAGGAREGIRVKPEYESCARAARRHRVSIESVARAADLAARGLP from the coding sequence ATGGCTTCGGAGCCGCGTACGTCGCGTCGCTCGTCAATCGCGCCTAGGCACGGCGCGCGCGCGGATCGCGCGCTCCACTTCGACTGCTTCTCCGGCGCCTCCGGAAACATGCTTCTCGGCGCCCTGCTCGAAATCGGCGCTCCGGTGTCCGCGGTGCGCGCGGCGCTCGCCGGGCTCGGGGTCGGGCCGATCCGGATGCGACTCTCGCACGTCGCGCGCGGGGCGATCCGTGCACGCCACGTCGGGTTCTCGACCCGCGAGCGCGGTCACGAAGGCCGGCCCTTCCGCGCGGTCCGGGCGATTCTGCGCAAGGCGCGAATCGAGCCGCGCGTGCGCGAGCGCAGCGTCGAGGTGTTCGAGCGACTCGCGCGCGCCGAGGGACGGATCCACGGCGTGCCGATCGAACGCGTGCACTTCCACGAGGTCGGCGCGATCGACGCGCTCGGAGACGTCGTCGGGGTCTGCGCGGCGGTCGAGTCGCTCGGGGTCGGGAGCGTCAGCTGCACTCCGCTTCCGCTCGGCCGCGGCGCGGTCGACACCGAGCACGGGCCGATCCCGCTCCCCGCGCCCGCGACGCTCGAGCTGCTGCGCGGCGTGCCCACCGTTCCGCTCGACGTCCGCTGGGAGACGGTGACACCGACCGGTGCCGCGCTGCTCGCGACCCTCGTCGGCGAATTCGGCCCGATGCCCGCGCTTCGTCCGCTGGCGCAGGGCTTCGGCGCCGGAGAGGACCGCGCGGGGCCGCTGCCCAACGTGCTGCGTGCCGTGCTCGGAGAGCTCGAGCCGGAGCTGGGACGCGACCATGTCGCGCTTCTCGAGACCAACCTCGACGACATGAGCCCGGAGCACCTGCCCTTCCTGATGGAGCGGCTTCTCGACGACGGGGCGCTCGACGTCTCGCTCGTGCCGCAGCTGATGAAGAAGGGCCGTCCGGGCCAGCTCCTGCGCGTGCTGGCGCGACCGCCCGACGCGGAGCGGCTCGCGCGCCGGGTGCTCTCGGATTCGACCGCGCTCGGCGTGCGCGTGCAGCTCGTGCCCCGGCTCGTGCGGGCTCGAAGCGCGCGCTCGGTGCAGACACCGTACGGGGTGATTCGCGTCAAGCTCGCCGGAGGCGCGAGGGAGGGGATCCGAGTGAAGCCGGAGTACGAGTCCTGCGCGCGCGCCGCGCGCCGGCACCGGGTTTCGATCGAGAGCGTCGCGCGTGCGGCGGATCTCGCGGCGCGGGGGCTGCCTTGA
- the larB gene encoding nickel pincer cofactor biosynthesis protein LarB gives MDRDRLNALLDGFARGDLERDELVEMLARLPFQALGDARVDTHRSLRNGVPEVVLGEGKTVDQIARIVRVLRDAGGDVLVTRVSAEQARALIAAVPGLEHLAAGRLLVLRQTPLVPRGRGVIAVVSAGTSDLPVAEEAALVAEHFGNKVERVYDSGVSGLHRLLASLETLRGASVVIAVAGMEGALASVVGGLVAVPVIAVPTSIGYGASFGGVAALLAMLNSCAANVTVVNIDNGFGAAYVASLVNRA, from the coding sequence ATGGACCGCGACCGATTGAACGCGCTACTGGACGGCTTCGCGCGCGGGGATCTCGAGCGCGACGAGCTGGTCGAGATGCTCGCGAGGCTGCCGTTCCAGGCGCTCGGCGATGCGCGCGTCGACACCCATCGCTCGCTCCGAAACGGCGTTCCCGAGGTGGTCCTGGGCGAAGGAAAGACGGTCGACCAGATCGCGCGGATCGTTCGGGTGCTGCGCGATGCGGGCGGGGACGTGCTCGTGACGCGCGTCTCGGCCGAGCAGGCGCGCGCGCTGATTGCGGCGGTGCCCGGACTCGAGCATCTCGCCGCGGGGCGCCTGCTGGTGCTGCGGCAGACGCCGCTCGTTCCGCGCGGACGCGGCGTGATCGCGGTCGTCTCCGCGGGAACCTCCGACCTGCCCGTCGCCGAGGAGGCCGCGCTCGTCGCGGAGCACTTCGGCAACAAGGTCGAGCGCGTCTACGACTCCGGCGTATCGGGTCTGCACCGGCTGCTGGCCTCGCTCGAGACGCTGCGCGGCGCCTCGGTCGTGATCGCGGTCGCGGGAATGGAAGGGGCGCTCGCCTCGGTCGTCGGTGGGCTCGTCGCCGTGCCGGTGATCGCGGTGCCGACGAGCATCGGCTATGGTGCGTCCTTCGGCGGTGTCGCGGCGCTGCTCGCGATGCTGAACTCCTGCGCCGCGAACGTCACGGTGGTGAACATCGACAATGGCTTCGGAGCCGCGTACGTCGCGTCGCTCGTCAATCGCGCCTAG